A single window of Vigna unguiculata cultivar IT97K-499-35 chromosome 1, ASM411807v1, whole genome shotgun sequence DNA harbors:
- the LOC114164651 gene encoding MDIS1-interacting receptor like kinase 1-like translates to MKKIKNQMKIQLFIFFCYIGCSSYGFSAAVNDEVSTLLSIKAGLIDPLNTLRDWKLHDKAPVKDASHCSWTGIKCNSAGAVEELDLSHKNLSGTVSDVIQRLKSLTSLNLCCNAFSSPLPKSLANLTTLNKLDVSQNFFNGDFPLGLGRAWRLMTLNASSNEFSGSLPEDLGNASSLEMLDLRGSFFVGSIPKSFSNLHKLKFLGLSGNNLTGKIPGELGQLSSLEYMILGYNEFEGVIPEEFGNLTNLKYLDLAVANLGGEIPSVLGKLELLNTVFFYNNNFEGRIPAAIGNMTSLQLLDLSDNMLSGKIPAEISQLKNLKLLNLMGNQLSGPVPSGFGDLPQLEVLELWNNSLSGPLPSNLGKNSPLQWLDVSSNSFSGEIPETLCSQGNLTKLILFNNAFSGPIPSTLSTCFSLVRVRIHNNFLSGTVPVGLGKLGKLQRLELANNSLSGGIPDDIASSTSLSFIDLSRNKLHSSLPSTVLSIPNLQAFMVSNNNLEGEIPDQFQDCPSLAVLDLSSNHLSGSIPASIASCQKLVNLNLQNNQLTGEIPKSLAKMPSLAMVDLSNNSLTGQIPESFGISPALEALNVSYNKLEGPVPANGILRTVNPNDLVGNVGLCGGVLPSCDQNSAYSSRQRSLRTKHMITAWITGISSILVIGIAIVVARSLYIRWYTDGFCFRERFYKGSKGWPWRLMAFQRLGFTSTDILACIKETNVIGMGATGIVYKAEVPQSNTVVAVKKLWRTGTDIEVGSSDDLVGEVNLLGRLRHRNIVRLLGFLHNDIDVMIVYEFMHNGNLGEALHGRQATRLLVDWVSRYNIALGVAQGLSYLHHDCHPPVIHRDIKSNNILLDANLEARIADFGLAKMMIQKNETVSMVAGSYGYIAPEYGYALKVDEKIDVYSYGVVLLELLTGKRPLDPDFGESIDIVEWIRMKIRDNKSLEEALDPSVGNSRYVVEEMLLVLRIAILCTAKLPKDRPTMRDVIMMLGEAKPRRKSSGNDAANNKESPVFSTSPVNGLM, encoded by the exons ATGAAGAAGATCAAAAACCAAATGAAAATCCagcttttcatcttcttttgctACATTGGTTGTTCCTCCTATGGTTTTTCTGCTGCTGTAAATGATGAAGTATCGACTTTGCTTTCTATAAAAGCAGGTCTCATTGATCCATTGAACACTCTTCGGGATTGGAAACTGCATGACAAAGCACCGGTAAAGGATGCATCTCATTGTAGCTGGACTGGCATCAAATGCAACTCGGCGGGAGCTGTAGAGGAGCTTGATCTATCCCACAAGAATCTCAGTGGTACAGTATCCGATGTTATACAAAGACTTAAAAGTCTTACCTCTCTCAACTTGTGTTGCAATGCTTTTTCATCGCCATTGCCAAAATCCTTAGCCAATCTCACCACACttaacaaacttgatgtgaGCCAAAATTTCTTCAATGGTGACTTTCCATTAGGCCTTGGAAGAGCATGGAGACTCATGACCCTAAATGCATCCAGCAATGAATTCTCAGGTTCTCTTCCTGAGGACCTTGGAAATGCCTCTTCCTTAGAGATGCTTGATCTCAGAGGCAGCTTTTTTGTAGGGTCAATTCCAAAATCGTTCAGCAACTTGCATAAGTTGAAGTTCCTTGGTCTATCAGGGAACAATCTCACTGGTAAAATTCCTGGAGAGCTGGGACAACTTTCGTCTCTGGAGTATATGATTCTTggatataatgaatttgaaggtGTCATTCCAGAAGAGTTTGGCAACCTCACCAATCTTAAGTATCTTGATTTAGCAGTGGCCAATCTTGGTGGTGAGATTCCAAGTGTATTGGGAAAGCTCGAGTTGTTGAATACAGTTTTCTTTTACAACAACAATTTTGAAGGCAGAATTCCAGCAGCAATTGGCAATATGACTTCTTTGCAGTTGCTGGATCTTTCTGATAACATGTTGTCAGGAAAAATTCCAGCTGAAATAAGTCAGCTGAAGAATTTAAAACTTCTGAACTTGATGGGCAACCAGTTGTCTGGTCCTGTGCCTTCTGGCTTTGGAGATTTGCCACAACTGGAGGTACTTGAGCTATGGAACAATTCCTTGTCAGGGCCATTGCCTAGTAATCTTGGCAAGAATTCACCATTGCAATGGTTGGATGTGTCATCCAATTCATTCTCTGGAGAGATTCCAGAAACTCTTTGCAGCCAGGGCAATCTCACTAAGCTTATACTATTCAACAATGCCTTCTCTGGTCCAATTCCATCAACCCTATCAACGTGCTTTTCACTTGTACGTGTTCGAATTCACAACAATTTTCTTTCAGGGACAGTTCCTGTGGGTCTTGGCAAGCTTGGGAAGCTTCAAAGGTTAGAATTGGCTAATAATAGTCTTTCTGGTGGAATTCCTGATGACATTGCTTCTTCCACATCCCTTTCCTTCATTGATCTCTCAAGAAACAAACTCCATTCTTCTCTTCCCTCCACCGTCCTTTCCATTCCAAACCTGCAAGCTTTCATGGTCTCCAACAACAACTTGGAAGGTGAAATCCCAGACCAATTCCAGGATTGTCCATCACTTGCAGTTCTTGATCTCTCGTCAAATCATCTATCCGGAAGCATTCCAGCAAGCATTGCTTCATGTCAGAAGTTGGTAAATTTGAACCTCCAAAACAACCAATTGACTGGTGAAATCCCAAAATCACTAGCTAAGATGCCTTCATTGGCCATGGTTGACCTTTCCAACAATTCTCTGACAGGCCAAATACCTGAAAGCTTTGGAATTTCTCCAGCTCTTGAAGCACTTAATGTCTCATACAATAAGCTAGAAGGCCCAGTCCCAGCGAATGGAATACTAAGAACTGTAAACCCAAATGATCTTGTGGGCAATGTTGGTCTATGTGGTGGTGTCCTCCCTTCATGTGACCAAAACTCTGCATACTCTTCAAGGCAAAGAAGCTTACGCACAAAGCATATGATTACAGCATGGATCACTGGAATATCATCAATCCTAGTTATTGGGATAGCGATTGTGGTAGCTAGATCTTTGTACATAAGATGGTACACTGATGGGTTTTGCTTCCGAGAAAGATTTTACAAGGGTAGCAAAGGATGGCCCTGGAGATTGATGGCATTTCAGAGGCTTGGTTTTACTAGTACTGACATTCTAGCTTGCATCAAGGAAACAAATGTGATTGGCATGGGAGCCACAGGGATTGTTTATAAGGCTGAGGTACCGCAATCAAACACAGTTGTGGCAGTGAAAAAATTGTGGAGAACAGGAACTGATATTGAAGTTGGAAGTAGTGATGACCTTGTGGGGGAGGTGAATCTTTTAGGGAGACTAAGGCATAGAAACATTGTTAGACTATTAGGATTTCTTCATAATGACATTGATGTGATGATAGTTTATGAATTCATGCACAATGGCAACCTAGGAGAAGCCTTGCATGGTAGACAAGCAACAAGATTGCTTGTAGACTGGGTTTCACGGTACAACATAGCTCTAGGAGTTGCACAAGGACTTTCTTATCTTCATCATGATTGTCATCCCCCCGTGATCCATCGAGACATCAAGTCAAACAATATATTGCTTGATGCAAACCTTGAGGCACGGATAGCAGATTTTGGTTTAGCAAAGATGATGATCCAGAAGAATGAAACAGTCTCCATGGTTGCTGGATCTTATGGTTATATTGCCCCTG AATATGGATATGCCTTGAAGGTAGATGAAAAGATTGATGTTTACAGTTATGGAGTAGTTTTGTTGGAGCTTCTCACGGGAAAGAGGCCTTTAGATCCAGACTTTGGAGAGTCAATAGACATTGTAGAGTGGATTAGAATGAAGATTAGAGACAACAAATCACTGGAAGAAGCATTAGACCCCAGTGTAGGAAATAGCAGGTATGTTGTAGAAGAGATGCTTTTAGTTCTAAGAATAGCAATTCTTTGCACTGCCAAGCTCCCCAAGGACAGACCAACCATGAGGGATGTCATTATGATGCTTGGAGAGGCTAAGCCTCGAAGAAAGAGCAGTGGCAATGATGCAGCTAACAACAAAGAGTCACCAGTTTTTAGCACATCACCGGTTAATGGCCTAATGTAG